From Humibacter ginsenosidimutans, a single genomic window includes:
- a CDS encoding sec-independent translocase yields the protein MFGLTMEKLVIIGVIAVFLIGPNRLPKFASQLAQWTRNLRNMATNATEKMREELGPEFDDVDWRKLDPRQYDPRRIIRDALLDDEPAPTLSRPAKTGRLDSGDLPPFDSEAT from the coding sequence GTGTTCGGTTTGACCATGGAGAAGCTGGTGATCATCGGTGTGATCGCCGTCTTTCTCATCGGCCCCAACCGGTTGCCGAAATTCGCGTCGCAGTTGGCCCAGTGGACACGCAATCTGCGCAACATGGCCACCAACGCCACCGAGAAGATGCGCGAGGAGCTCGGCCCCGAGTTCGACGACGTCGACTGGCGCAAGCTCGATCCCCGGCAGTACGATCCGCGCCGCATCATCCGCGACGCGCTGCTCGACGACGAGCCGGCGCCCACGCTGAGCAGACCCGCCAAGACGGGCAGACTCGACTCAGGCGATCTGCCGCCGTTCGATTCCGAGGCGACATAG
- a CDS encoding O-methyltransferase — MSHHDQSWKFASDIVSEPEAIQAARSQSLELGVEPVAPAIGAQAAVITAASRATSILEVGTGVGVSGLWLLRGAPHATLTSIDVEPDHLHSARSNFTEAGVLPSRVRLITGRARDVLPRMNENAYDVVFVDADPAGVIEYVEHALRLARPGGIVLVAHALWKGRVADPTQRDETTTGFRTLVTEITASPAVVGALSTVGDGLLQIAKLGD, encoded by the coding sequence GTGTCTCATCACGATCAGAGCTGGAAGTTCGCGTCCGACATCGTCTCGGAGCCCGAAGCCATCCAGGCGGCGCGGTCGCAGTCGCTCGAACTCGGCGTCGAGCCCGTCGCGCCCGCGATCGGCGCTCAGGCCGCCGTCATCACCGCGGCCTCCCGCGCCACGAGCATCCTCGAGGTCGGCACGGGTGTCGGGGTGTCAGGGCTCTGGCTGCTCCGCGGCGCTCCGCACGCCACGCTCACCTCCATCGACGTCGAGCCGGACCACCTGCACAGCGCACGGTCCAACTTCACCGAGGCGGGCGTGCTGCCCTCCCGTGTGAGACTCATCACCGGCCGCGCGCGCGACGTGCTGCCGCGCATGAACGAGAACGCTTACGACGTCGTCTTCGTCGACGCCGATCCGGCGGGCGTCATCGAGTACGTCGAGCACGCGCTGCGCCTCGCTCGCCCCGGCGGCATCGTGCTCGTCGCTCACGCGCTCTGGAAGGGGCGCGTCGCCGACCCGACGCAGCGCGACGAGACGACCACCGGGTTCCGCACGCTGGTGACCGAGATCACGGCGTCCCCCGCCGTCGTCGGCGCGCTCAGCACCGTCGGCGACGGACTGCTGCAGATCGCGAAGCTCGGCGACTGA
- a CDS encoding DUF3117 domain-containing protein — protein MAAMKPRTGDGPMEAVKEGRLIIVRVPLEGGGRLVVSVNDAEAQELHDVLGEVISGS, from the coding sequence ATGGCGGCCATGAAGCCGAGAACCGGAGACGGACCCATGGAGGCTGTGAAGGAGGGACGCCTCATCATCGTGCGCGTACCTCTCGAAGGTGGAGGCCGGCTCGTCGTCTCGGTCAATGACGCCGAGGCTCAGGAGCTGCACGATGTGCTCGGAGAGGTCATCTCGGGCAGCTGA
- the dapE gene encoding succinyl-diaminopimelate desuccinylase, which translates to MPLDLSAGPVELTRAICDIESVSGNEKELADAIEHALSPCAHLTVARIGNNVIARTNLGRAQRVAIAGHIDTVPVNDNLPTRYESLGGVDYLWGRGTVDMKAGVAVQLSLAAELVDPRYDITWLWYDNEEVASELNGLRRLSVDRPDLLEADFAILGEPSGADVEGGCNGTLRVDVHLSGLRAHAARPWVGDNAIHKAAPVLTTLAEYTPREVEVDGLVYREALNAVMIRGGVATNVIPDDCVVHVNYRFAPSRSGEEAVAHLNELFGEHRVTVVDLAEGARPGLDTPFAQEFLAAVGAEAKPKYGWTDVARFAALGIPAVNYGPGDALKAHADDERVALSEIVACEQALRRWLTAR; encoded by the coding sequence ATGCCTCTCGACCTCTCGGCCGGCCCCGTCGAACTGACCCGCGCGATCTGCGACATCGAGTCCGTCTCCGGAAACGAGAAGGAGCTGGCGGATGCCATCGAACACGCTCTGAGCCCTTGCGCGCACCTGACGGTGGCGCGCATCGGCAACAACGTGATCGCGCGCACGAACCTGGGTCGCGCCCAGCGGGTGGCGATCGCCGGGCACATCGACACGGTCCCCGTCAACGACAACCTCCCGACCAGGTACGAGTCGCTGGGGGGCGTCGACTACCTGTGGGGTCGCGGCACCGTGGACATGAAGGCCGGCGTCGCCGTACAGCTGTCGCTCGCGGCCGAGCTCGTCGATCCTCGCTACGACATCACGTGGCTCTGGTACGACAACGAAGAGGTGGCCAGCGAGCTCAACGGACTGCGCAGGCTCTCTGTCGATCGGCCCGATCTGCTCGAGGCGGACTTCGCCATTCTGGGCGAGCCGAGCGGCGCGGATGTCGAGGGCGGCTGCAATGGAACGCTGCGGGTCGACGTGCACCTGAGCGGGCTGCGTGCGCACGCCGCGCGTCCGTGGGTCGGTGACAACGCCATCCACAAGGCCGCGCCCGTTCTCACGACGCTCGCGGAGTACACGCCGCGCGAGGTCGAGGTCGACGGGCTCGTATATCGGGAGGCGCTGAACGCCGTGATGATCCGCGGAGGAGTGGCTACCAACGTCATACCCGACGACTGCGTCGTGCACGTCAACTACCGCTTCGCACCGAGCCGCAGCGGCGAGGAGGCCGTCGCGCACCTGAACGAGCTGTTCGGCGAGCACCGCGTGACCGTCGTCGATCTCGCGGAGGGCGCGCGACCGGGACTCGACACCCCCTTCGCACAGGAGTTCCTCGCGGCCGTCGGAGCCGAGGCGAAGCCGAAGTACGGGTGGACCGATGTTGCACGGTTCGCGGCGCTCGGCATTCCCGCCGTCAATTACGGTCCGGGCGACGCGCTCAAGGCGCACGCCGACGACGAGCGGGTGGCGCTGTCGGAGATCGTCGCCTGCGAGCAGGCGTTGCGTCGCTGGCTGACGGCGCGGTGA
- the dapD gene encoding 2,3,4,5-tetrahydropyridine-2,6-dicarboxylate N-succinyltransferase: protein MPFAEPDAAMPADAATGDTKARAWGYGLVTTAGDGTVLDAWFPTPRLAALPDGREPLLVPAALEAQTGQDARRNVRLDARAVEVELTSPVTSTPDAYLRLHLLSHLLVAPNTINLDGIFSHLPIVAWTNAGPMHLDDYAGRRAQLQRAGIQASGIDKFPRLLDYVVPERVRIADASRVRLGAHLAPGTTVMHEGFVNYNAGTLGASMVEGRISQGVVVGDGSDVGGGASIMGTLSGGGTQRVSIGERSLLGANSGIGISIGDDCIVEAGLYVTAGTKVVLVGAAPNASGGPQTVKALELSGVPNLLFRRNSLTGAVEVLQRAGEGIRLNSVLHA from the coding sequence ATGCCCTTCGCCGAACCTGACGCCGCCATGCCCGCCGACGCCGCCACCGGCGACACGAAGGCACGCGCCTGGGGCTACGGCCTGGTCACCACAGCGGGCGATGGAACGGTTCTCGACGCCTGGTTCCCCACGCCCCGACTCGCCGCTCTGCCCGACGGCCGCGAGCCGCTGCTCGTGCCTGCCGCGCTCGAGGCGCAGACCGGCCAGGATGCCCGCCGCAACGTGCGCCTCGACGCGCGCGCCGTCGAGGTGGAGCTCACGTCTCCGGTGACGAGCACCCCCGACGCCTATCTCCGGCTGCACCTGCTGTCCCATCTGCTGGTGGCGCCGAACACGATCAACCTCGACGGCATCTTCAGCCACCTCCCCATCGTGGCGTGGACCAACGCGGGGCCGATGCACCTCGACGACTACGCGGGGCGCCGTGCGCAGCTGCAGAGGGCCGGCATCCAGGCGAGCGGCATCGACAAGTTCCCGCGTCTGCTCGATTACGTCGTGCCGGAGCGTGTGCGCATCGCGGATGCCTCGCGCGTGCGGCTCGGCGCCCACCTCGCCCCCGGCACCACGGTGATGCACGAGGGCTTCGTGAACTACAACGCGGGCACGCTCGGCGCTTCGATGGTCGAGGGCCGCATCTCGCAGGGCGTCGTCGTCGGCGACGGCTCGGACGTGGGCGGCGGAGCGTCGATCATGGGCACGCTGTCCGGCGGCGGAACCCAGCGCGTCTCGATCGGCGAGCGCTCGCTGCTCGGCGCCAACAGCGGCATCGGCATCTCCATCGGCGACGACTGCATCGTCGAGGCCGGGCTCTACGTGACCGCCGGCACCAAGGTGGTGCTCGTCGGTGCGGCGCCGAACGCGTCCGGGGGGCCGCAGACGGTGAAGGCTCTCGAGCTGTCCGGCGTGCCGAATCTCTTGTTCCGGCGCAATTCGCTCACCGGAGCCGTCGAGGTGCTGCAGCGGGCCGGCGAAGGGATCCGGCTCAACTCGGTGCTGCACGCCTGA